A region from the Lolium perenne isolate Kyuss_39 chromosome 4, Kyuss_2.0, whole genome shotgun sequence genome encodes:
- the LOC127296248 gene encoding protein Barley B recombinant: MDDDGSLGIRNWGFYETMKGNLGLQLMSSVTGDHRDTKPLLPNGTFLQHHGHHNVQHHPQHSHHPRGYGGCEPSGGMPTEQPAIHMDFVRNEAWVHPSQHQHQHQHPREQKVLHSVPVGPAGHNGHPGHAVHHHPASFGMLQDARGMQDGRGAHTLQMMQPQEPPPEEEHVTPPLIEEHSVAGNKPPAKKRQQGRQPKSPKPKKPRKVATPQEDGAPKSRTPRSRGPIKPLGMVINGIDFDISRIATPVCSCTGTPQQCYRWGAGGWQSACCTTSISTYPLPMNTKRRGARIAGRKMSQGAFKKVLEKLAGEGYNLNNPIDLKTFWAKHGTNKFVTIR; encoded by the coding sequence ATGGACGACGACGGCAGCTTAGGCATTCGGAATTGGGGCTTCTATGAGACCATGAAAGGCAACCTCGGCCTGCAGCTGATGTCATCTGTGACCGGCGACCATCGGGACACAAAGCCGCTGCTCCCGAATGGCACCTTCTTGCAGCACCATGGACACCACAACGTCCAGCACCACCCACAACATTCACATCACCCCCGTGGTTATGGTGGCTGCGAACCCTCTGGTGGCATGCCCACAGAGCAGCCGGCTATTCACATGGACTTTGTGCGCAATGAGGCCTGGGTGCACCCCTCGCAGCatcagcatcagcatcaacaTCCCCGCGAGCAGAAGGTCCTTCATTCTGTCCCTGTTGGGCCTGCTGGTCATAATGGACATCCTGGACATGCTGTGCATCACCACCCTGCCAGTTTCGGGATGCTGCAAGATGCGCGTGGAATGCAAGATGGGCGTGGTGCGCACACTCTTCAGATGATGCAGCCACAAGAGCCTCCTCCCGAGGAGGAGCACGTAACCCCACCGTTGATTGAAGAGCATTCTGTGGCCGGAAACAAGCCGCCTGCAAAGAAGAGGCAGCAAGGTCGTCAGCCCAAGTCACCTAAGCCGAAGAAGCCTAGGAAGGTTGCTACACCACAAGAAGATGGGGCACCCAAGAGCCGTACACCCCGAAGTAGGGGTCCTATCAAGCCTTTGGGAATGGTGATTAATGGTATTGATTTTGACATTTCAAGGATAGCAACACCTGTGTGCTCATGCACTGGAACTCCCCAGCAGTGCTACCGTTGGGGTGCAGGTGGCTGGCAGTCTGCATGCTGCACAACTTCTATTTCAACCTATCCGCTGCCAATGAACACAAAGCGCCGTGGCGCACGTATTGCTGGAAGGAAGATGAGCCAAGGTGCATTCAAAAAGGTTCTTGAGAAGCTTGCTGGTGAAGGGTACAACCTTAATAACCCAATTGACCTGAAGACCTTCTGGGCCAAGCATGGCACAAACAAGTTTGTAACGATCAGGTAA